A genomic window from Chlorobium phaeobacteroides DSM 266 includes:
- a CDS encoding NAD(+)/NADH kinase, which translates to MKFGIVINTSRERAITLARELMAWLTEHGQDYVFDTESALRLQTARTAPIEELNKQCDAFVSLGGDGTLLFTSHYSVTKPVIGINVGYLGFLTEFSPDEMVPAIEKVLSGNYSIHNRSQLEATFRTDGKIEQLRALNDVVIEKGTYPRIPTFVIKLDGELLGSYRADGIIIATSTGSTAYSMSAGGPIIAPKSSVFVITPICPHMLTVRPIVINDEKIIEVSIDAPDGEFPLNGDGHLRKLLAPQETVTVKKSQQVINLVANENRDYCEILRTKLLWGREHDSTQ; encoded by the coding sequence GACAAGACTATGTCTTCGACACGGAATCGGCGCTCAGACTCCAGACCGCCAGGACCGCGCCTATTGAAGAGCTTAACAAACAGTGCGACGCCTTTGTCTCACTGGGCGGCGACGGCACGCTGCTCTTCACCTCACACTATTCCGTCACCAAACCGGTCATCGGCATCAACGTCGGCTACCTCGGCTTTTTAACCGAATTCTCGCCTGACGAAATGGTACCGGCAATAGAAAAAGTCCTGAGCGGCAACTACTCCATACACAACCGATCCCAGCTCGAAGCCACCTTTCGCACAGACGGCAAAATCGAACAACTCAGAGCGCTCAACGACGTCGTCATTGAAAAAGGCACCTATCCGCGCATACCGACGTTTGTCATCAAACTCGACGGAGAGCTTCTCGGCTCCTATCGGGCCGACGGAATCATCATCGCTACATCCACCGGCTCGACAGCCTACTCCATGTCTGCAGGAGGACCGATCATAGCCCCGAAATCAAGCGTTTTTGTCATAACCCCGATCTGCCCGCACATGCTGACGGTAAGGCCGATCGTCATCAACGACGAAAAAATCATCGAAGTCTCCATCGACGCCCCCGACGGCGAGTTCCCCCTCAATGGCGACGGACACCTTCGAAAACTGCTTGCCCCGCAGGAGACGGTCACCGTTAAAAAATCACAACAGGTCATCAATCTTGTTGCCAACGAGAACCGCGACTACTGCGAAATACTGCGAACAAAACTGCTCTGGGGTCGCGAACACGACTCAACCCAATAA